From the Brevibacillus choshinensis genome, one window contains:
- a CDS encoding ABC transporter ATP-binding protein, with the protein MAEHLVEVNGLKKHFTLGTGSTLKAVDGVSFSIRKGETLGLVGESGCGKSTLGRTLIRIYESTEGEALFQGKNVHQLSRKEAKQFNRDVQMIFQDPHASLNPRMKVGDIIAEGLEIHDLSRSDRTGRVVELLEQVGLRPEHAKRFPHEFSGGQRQRIGIARALAVDPRFIIADEPISALDVSIQAQVVNLLEDLQADRGLTYLFIAHDLSMVKHISTRIGVMYLGKLVELAESFELYREPLHPYTQALLSSAPVPDPTARRERIVLQGDPPSPANLPSGCRFRTRCPHAMQECSATEPLWREDAPGRWVACHLY; encoded by the coding sequence ATGGCGGAGCATTTGGTAGAAGTAAACGGACTGAAGAAACATTTTACACTGGGAACTGGATCTACGCTGAAAGCGGTGGACGGGGTTTCTTTTTCCATTCGGAAAGGAGAGACGCTGGGGCTGGTGGGTGAGAGCGGCTGCGGTAAATCTACCCTCGGTCGGACGTTAATCCGGATTTACGAGAGCACGGAAGGGGAGGCGCTGTTTCAGGGGAAAAACGTGCACCAGCTGTCGCGCAAGGAAGCGAAGCAGTTCAATCGGGATGTGCAAATGATTTTCCAAGACCCGCATGCCAGTCTGAATCCCCGGATGAAGGTGGGCGACATCATCGCTGAAGGGCTGGAAATCCATGATTTGAGCAGATCCGACCGGACAGGTCGCGTTGTTGAACTGCTTGAGCAGGTGGGACTGAGGCCAGAGCATGCCAAGCGCTTCCCCCATGAATTTTCCGGCGGGCAGCGTCAACGCATCGGGATAGCCCGCGCTCTTGCAGTCGATCCGCGGTTTATCATCGCTGATGAACCGATCTCAGCCCTGGATGTCTCGATACAGGCACAGGTGGTGAATCTGTTAGAGGATTTGCAGGCGGATCGGGGGCTTACCTACCTGTTTATCGCCCACGATCTCTCGATGGTGAAGCATATCTCCACCCGGATTGGCGTGATGTATCTAGGCAAGCTGGTTGAGCTTGCGGAGAGCTTCGAGCTGTATAGAGAGCCGCTCCATCCGTACACGCAGGCTTTGCTTTCGTCCGCACCCGTGCCTGATCCGACCGCGCGACGCGAGCGGATCGTCCTGCAGGGAGACCCGCCGAGCCCGGCAAATCTGCCAAGCGGCTGCCGGTTTCGCACGCGCTGTCCGCATGCGATGCAGGAGTGTTCGGCTACGGAACCGTTATGGAGGGAAGACGCCCCTGGACGGTGGGTAGCTTGTCATCTCTATTAA
- a CDS encoding helix-turn-helix domain-containing protein produces MDSIFEKIRELRTQQNMTLKDLSSRSGLSISFLSQVERGNSSLAITSLQKIAEVLNVPITAFFEEQQNSQYFVPESERKQFQIEGSSAIYVRLGGDFSGRALEPFHVTLPPRQKQDVVFNHPGEEFYYILEGKVIITVDGKEYHLSKGDSIHFPSTLDHTWYNPTDEAAQVVSVLTPVIFKTNS; encoded by the coding sequence CTGGATAGCATCTTTGAGAAAATCCGCGAGCTGCGTACACAGCAAAACATGACACTAAAGGACCTCAGCTCGAGGTCTGGTTTATCGATCAGCTTCCTGTCGCAGGTGGAGCGGGGCAACAGCTCGCTGGCGATCACGTCGCTGCAGAAGATTGCCGAGGTACTGAACGTGCCGATCACTGCGTTTTTCGAGGAACAGCAGAATTCACAGTACTTCGTGCCGGAGTCGGAGCGCAAGCAGTTCCAAATTGAGGGATCAAGTGCGATCTACGTGCGCTTGGGCGGAGATTTTTCCGGGAGAGCGCTGGAGCCGTTTCATGTAACACTGCCACCTCGTCAAAAGCAGGATGTGGTATTTAACCATCCGGGCGAGGAGTTCTACTACATTCTTGAAGGGAAGGTAATCATCACGGTTGACGGGAAGGAGTATCACTTGTCCAAAGGGGACTCGATCCACTTTCCGTCCACACTTGATCATACCTGGTACAACCCGACTGATGAAGCGGCGCAAGTGGTTAGCGTACTGACGCCAGTCATATTCAAGACAAATAGCTAA
- a CDS encoding ABC transporter permease: protein MNAQTKSDDLFRPLVKTGKQAAAERPSLSYFQEVMRKLAKNKLAMVGLVLILVIFVMAVIGPSLTPYSFADQSLLDGNMPLSAEHWFGTDDLGRDMFARTWYGARISLTIGVVAALIDLVIGVSVGGIAGYMAGRGKKGERIDNVIMRVIEVLHGLPYLLVVILLMVVMEPGITTIITALTVTGWIGMARLVRGQILQLRTNEYILAAQVLGASFARILWRHLIPNTIGIIIVNLTFTIPAAIFAESFLSFLGLGVQAPIASWGTMTNDALGVILTGDWWRLFFPGMMISLVMFAFNVFGDGLQDALDPRLRD from the coding sequence ATGAACGCACAAACGAAATCGGACGATCTGTTCCGACCCCTGGTAAAAACGGGAAAACAGGCGGCGGCCGAACGGCCCAGTCTCTCATACTTTCAGGAAGTGATGCGAAAGCTGGCCAAAAACAAGCTGGCGATGGTCGGGCTTGTACTCATTCTGGTAATCTTTGTGATGGCGGTCATCGGCCCGTCACTGACTCCTTACAGCTTTGCTGACCAGAGTCTGCTGGATGGCAATATGCCCTTGTCAGCGGAGCATTGGTTCGGGACGGACGACCTCGGGCGCGATATGTTTGCACGTACCTGGTACGGTGCGCGGATTTCGTTAACCATCGGGGTGGTGGCAGCACTGATTGATTTGGTGATAGGCGTTTCCGTCGGCGGGATTGCCGGCTACATGGCAGGGCGTGGGAAAAAGGGGGAGCGCATCGATAACGTAATCATGCGTGTCATTGAGGTGCTACACGGGCTGCCGTATCTGCTGGTGGTGATCCTGCTTATGGTGGTCATGGAGCCGGGGATCACGACGATTATTACGGCTCTGACCGTGACGGGTTGGATCGGCATGGCCCGATTGGTTCGCGGACAGATCCTCCAGCTGCGGACGAACGAATACATTCTGGCCGCGCAGGTATTGGGTGCTTCGTTTGCACGTATCCTGTGGCGCCATCTGATACCCAATACCATCGGCATTATTATCGTAAATTTAACCTTTACCATACCAGCGGCAATCTTCGCCGAGTCGTTCCTCAGCTTCTTGGGATTGGGCGTACAGGCACCGATCGCAAGCTGGGGAACGATGACCAACGACGCTCTGGGCGTCATTCTGACGGGAGACTGGTGGCGGCTGTTTTTCCCTGGCATGATGATCTCGCTCGTGATGTTTGCGTTTAACGTGTTTGGCGATGGCTTGCAGGATGCGCTAGACCCGCGCCTGCGCGACTAG
- a CDS encoding peptide ABC transporter substrate-binding protein, with translation MKKILKVFSTVALMSSLALAGCSQPAANSKPADTAQPQQATQEAPKADANAKAFLRANLKTEPVSLDPPKAYDPVAFEVLYNVLEGLVRLDENHMTQPAMAEKWEISEGGKKYTFKLRDSKWSNGDPVTAHDFEVAWKRMVDPKNGFPAAFLAFVIEGAEKFNKGEGTAEDVKVKALDDKTLEVRLKAPTGYFLSLVATPVFYPVNKKNVEANSNWSAEAATIVSNGPFTLTEWTHDQSVKAVKNENYWDKDKVKLAGINWVMINDENTQFQMFQAGDLDNIESVPKDVKGKLLGSGEAKIAPEAATSFYRLNTAMPPFTNKNVRKAFALAVNRQLIIDRVTQGKQVPAMGIVPIGFPEPDGKDFRQVGGDFFKDNDLEQAKALLAQGMKEEGWSTLPEVTLTYDTNDLNKTIAQVLQEMFKKNLGVEVKLDSREWKVFLAEQRASEHQVSLSTFYADYADPLNFIEIFQTGHPGNRINYSNKAFDELIQKASIEPDEKTRFALMHDAEKMFFDDMPVLPLYYSTKVFVEQPNVKGILRHPASLMDYKTVEIAPK, from the coding sequence ATGAAGAAAATACTAAAAGTATTTAGTACAGTAGCGCTGATGAGCAGCCTTGCGCTTGCCGGATGTAGCCAGCCTGCAGCCAATAGCAAGCCGGCCGACACCGCGCAGCCGCAGCAAGCGACGCAGGAGGCTCCAAAAGCAGATGCAAATGCCAAAGCTTTTTTGCGGGCGAACCTGAAAACGGAACCCGTTTCTCTCGATCCGCCTAAAGCATACGATCCCGTCGCGTTCGAAGTTCTTTACAACGTACTGGAAGGTCTGGTGCGGTTGGATGAAAACCATATGACGCAACCGGCGATGGCTGAGAAATGGGAGATTAGCGAGGGCGGAAAGAAATACACTTTCAAGCTTCGCGACAGCAAATGGTCAAACGGCGATCCGGTAACCGCTCATGACTTCGAAGTTGCCTGGAAGCGAATGGTTGACCCGAAAAATGGCTTTCCGGCAGCATTCCTGGCGTTCGTCATCGAGGGTGCGGAGAAGTTCAACAAGGGTGAAGGCACGGCAGAAGATGTGAAGGTAAAAGCACTGGATGACAAGACGCTGGAAGTGAGATTGAAAGCGCCTACAGGTTACTTCCTCAGTCTGGTGGCAACCCCGGTCTTTTATCCGGTCAACAAAAAGAACGTGGAAGCCAACTCGAACTGGTCTGCGGAAGCAGCGACGATCGTCTCCAACGGTCCGTTTACGCTGACGGAGTGGACGCACGACCAATCGGTCAAAGCCGTGAAAAACGAGAATTACTGGGATAAGGATAAAGTGAAGCTGGCGGGCATCAACTGGGTGATGATCAACGACGAAAACACGCAGTTCCAGATGTTCCAGGCAGGTGATCTGGATAACATCGAGTCCGTTCCAAAAGATGTAAAAGGAAAGCTGCTTGGTTCGGGCGAAGCCAAAATCGCGCCGGAAGCGGCTACCAGCTTTTACCGCTTGAACACGGCGATGCCGCCGTTCACCAACAAAAACGTGCGTAAAGCGTTTGCGTTGGCTGTTAACCGCCAACTGATCATCGACAGGGTGACGCAGGGCAAGCAGGTGCCAGCGATGGGCATCGTACCAATTGGATTCCCGGAACCGGATGGCAAGGATTTCCGCCAAGTCGGTGGAGACTTCTTCAAGGATAACGATCTGGAGCAAGCGAAGGCACTTCTAGCACAAGGCATGAAAGAAGAGGGCTGGAGCACGCTGCCGGAAGTGACCCTCACCTATGATACAAACGATCTGAACAAAACCATCGCACAGGTATTGCAAGAAATGTTCAAGAAAAACCTTGGCGTGGAAGTGAAGCTGGATAGCAGGGAGTGGAAGGTGTTCCTGGCTGAGCAGCGCGCAAGCGAGCATCAGGTTTCCCTCTCTACGTTCTATGCGGATTATGCTGATCCGCTCAACTTTATTGAGATCTTCCAGACCGGTCATCCGGGCAACCGCATCAACTACAGCAACAAGGCGTTTGACGAGCTGATCCAGAAGGCCAGTATAGAGCCGGATGAGAAGACCCGTTTCGCTCTGATGCACGATGCGGAGAAAATGTTCTTTGACGACATGCCGGTGCTGCCGCTTTACTACAGCACAAAGGTGTTCGTGGAACAGCCAAACGTAAAGGGCATCCTGCGCCATCCGGCGTCTTTGATGGATTACAAAACGGTGGAAATCGCACCAAAATAA
- a CDS encoding ABC transporter permease, which yields MSRYLLKRILMVLLTLWIIVTLTFALMHMIPGDPFAAESGKLPKQVLANLRAKYHLDEPLPVQYVLYLKNLVTLDLGMSIKSDTRSVNDMIADGVSASAVLGTQALVISLVLGIFFGIVAALNRSRGLDYLMMVLAIIGISVPSFLMSPLLINYFAMKWPIFPVATWGTWMHTVLPSIALAFGPLAVITRYMRTSMIDVLNQNYIRTAEAKGLPTRLIVIRHGIRNAIMPVVTFLGPLMAALITGSFVVEKIFAIPGIGKYFVDGIFNRDYPVILGTTIFYSTVLILTILLIDIAYTLIDPRIKLNNKEGSG from the coding sequence GTGTCCCGTTATTTGCTGAAACGCATTCTGATGGTACTCCTGACGCTCTGGATCATCGTGACGCTGACGTTTGCCCTGATGCACATGATACCTGGTGACCCGTTCGCTGCTGAGTCGGGGAAGCTGCCCAAGCAGGTGCTTGCAAACCTGCGGGCCAAGTACCATCTGGATGAGCCGCTACCTGTACAATACGTACTTTATCTGAAAAATCTCGTAACCCTTGATTTGGGCATGTCGATCAAGTCGGACACACGCAGTGTTAATGATATGATCGCCGATGGCGTTTCTGCTTCGGCTGTTCTGGGGACGCAGGCCCTGGTGATTTCGCTTGTGCTGGGAATTTTCTTTGGTATCGTGGCCGCGCTTAACCGCAGTCGAGGCCTGGATTACCTGATGATGGTGCTGGCGATTATCGGGATATCCGTTCCCAGCTTCCTGATGTCGCCGCTGTTGATCAACTATTTTGCGATGAAGTGGCCGATTTTTCCGGTCGCGACGTGGGGCACCTGGATGCACACGGTGCTGCCCTCGATTGCGCTGGCGTTCGGTCCGCTGGCCGTCATTACGCGCTACATGCGCACCAGTATGATTGATGTCTTGAATCAGAACTACATTCGCACCGCAGAGGCAAAGGGGCTGCCCACCCGACTGATCGTCATCCGGCACGGTATACGCAATGCAATCATGCCTGTGGTCACGTTTCTCGGCCCGCTGATGGCTGCATTAATAACCGGTTCGTTCGTTGTGGAAAAGATTTTTGCCATCCCGGGCATCGGTAAATATTTTGTAGACGGCATTTTTAACCGGGATTATCCGGTCATTCTGGGCACGACCATTTTCTATAGCACCGTGCTGATTCTTACGATTTTACTCATTGATATCGCCTATACACTGATTGATCCGCGCATCAAGCTGAACAACAAGGAGGGCTCGGGATGA
- a CDS encoding M24 family metallopeptidase: protein MNDRLKELYSFMERKCVDAMLITLPQHIYYLTGFFNEPHKRFMGLVLPKGEEPFLIVPLLDEEKAQKASRVTTIFACADTENPYDLLKEKLPVSISRLGVEEEHLHVARYRAVMAATGAEESIDAGEPLREMRMIKSPEEIGSMKRAIYLIEEVLAAALGHVKPGVTEIEIVAEMEYQMKRLGAEGSAFDSIVLSGEKSSQPHGIPGTRKIQNGELLLFDSGVLVDGYHSDISRTFGVGEIHEKLVDMYDTVLQANLAAISAVQPGVAFATIDHAAREIIAQKGYGKYFLNRVGHGLGLELHEYPSIHGNNHDIVREGMVFTIEPGIYIPQLGGVRIEDNVFVTREGVEVLTSYPKKLTIIGV, encoded by the coding sequence ATGAATGACCGTTTGAAAGAACTGTATTCGTTTATGGAGCGTAAATGTGTTGACGCGATGCTGATTACTTTGCCACAGCACATCTACTACCTCACGGGATTCTTTAATGAGCCGCACAAACGGTTCATGGGACTGGTTTTGCCAAAGGGAGAGGAACCGTTTTTAATCGTTCCGCTTCTGGATGAAGAAAAGGCGCAAAAAGCTTCCCGCGTGACGACGATTTTCGCATGCGCCGATACGGAGAATCCGTACGACCTGCTAAAAGAGAAGCTTCCTGTATCCATTTCACGGCTGGGCGTGGAAGAGGAGCATCTGCATGTTGCACGGTATCGCGCCGTGATGGCGGCCACGGGAGCCGAGGAATCAATCGATGCAGGGGAACCGCTCCGTGAAATGCGAATGATCAAGAGCCCGGAAGAAATCGGGAGCATGAAGCGGGCCATTTACCTGATCGAAGAAGTGTTGGCCGCTGCATTGGGCCATGTAAAACCCGGCGTTACGGAAATCGAAATTGTAGCGGAAATGGAATACCAGATGAAAAGGCTGGGGGCAGAGGGGTCGGCTTTTGACAGCATCGTGCTGTCGGGGGAGAAATCGTCGCAGCCTCATGGGATTCCCGGCACGCGCAAAATCCAGAATGGGGAACTGCTGCTGTTTGACTCGGGGGTATTGGTAGATGGATATCACTCGGATATCTCGCGCACTTTTGGCGTTGGTGAGATACATGAAAAGCTTGTCGATATGTACGATACCGTTCTGCAAGCCAATCTGGCGGCGATTTCTGCCGTACAGCCAGGTGTTGCTTTCGCCACTATTGATCATGCAGCACGTGAGATCATTGCACAAAAGGGATACGGGAAATACTTTCTAAATCGCGTCGGGCACGGCCTAGGTCTGGAATTACACGAATACCCGTCCATCCATGGCAACAACCACGATATCGTCCGTGAAGGAATGGTATTTACCATTGAACCGGGGATTTATATCCCTCAGCTCGGCGGGGTACGCATCGAGGATAACGTGTTTGTTACACGAGAGGGCGTAGAGGTGCTGACGTCCTATCCGAAAAAGCTGACGATCATCGGAGTGTAG
- a CDS encoding cupin domain-containing protein, translating into MIVINANEVNQDNRPDDARLKTLFPKGIIDGGKVMFGTVVIPPKARVPMKGQGAHDQDEYSYIMRGSIQTESGGKAYTVSAGEATLIPAGEEHWAYNAGDEDCEIVWVLVER; encoded by the coding sequence ATGATCGTAATCAACGCCAACGAAGTGAACCAGGATAACCGACCGGATGACGCTCGCCTCAAGACACTGTTTCCCAAAGGCATTATCGACGGAGGGAAGGTCATGTTTGGCACGGTGGTCATTCCGCCAAAGGCACGCGTCCCAATGAAGGGCCAAGGGGCGCACGACCAGGACGAGTATTCTTATATCATGCGCGGCTCCATCCAGACTGAGAGCGGTGGCAAGGCGTATACGGTTTCAGCAGGGGAAGCGACGCTGATTCCGGCTGGAGAAGAGCATTGGGCTTACAATGCAGGGGACGAGGACTGCGAGATCGTCTGGGTGCTCGTCGAACGATGA
- a CDS encoding ABC transporter ATP-binding protein, with product MEHLLDVRNLKVHFKTYGGEVQAVRGVTFHVEAGETVAVVGESGCGKSVTAQAIMGLIPCPPGRIVDGSVTFNGKEITRMSKAELLKLRGSEIGMIFQDPMTALNPTMKIGTQLTEGLVYHHGVPREEARAKAVELLRQVGIPDAEKRVEQYPHEFSGGMRQRVVIAIALACNPKLVIADEPTTALDVTVQAQILDLLKELQIKTNLSIIMITHDLGVVAEIAHRAVVMYAGVVVESGPVELIFAQPKHPYTWGLMRSMPRMNGESKERLIPIDGTPPDLFHPPQGCPFAERCDYAMEICAHEMPDASQFSGGHQAACWLHDARAPRIDELIASGRQA from the coding sequence ATGGAACATTTACTCGACGTACGCAATCTGAAAGTTCATTTCAAGACCTATGGCGGCGAAGTGCAAGCGGTGCGAGGCGTAACCTTTCACGTGGAAGCAGGGGAAACGGTGGCGGTCGTGGGCGAGAGCGGCTGTGGCAAGAGCGTGACGGCGCAGGCGATCATGGGGCTGATTCCCTGTCCGCCAGGCCGCATTGTAGATGGGAGCGTCACATTCAATGGAAAAGAAATCACCCGCATGTCCAAGGCGGAGCTATTGAAGCTGAGGGGCTCGGAGATCGGGATGATTTTTCAGGACCCAATGACAGCGCTCAATCCGACAATGAAAATCGGTACGCAGCTAACTGAAGGGTTGGTATACCACCATGGCGTGCCACGAGAGGAGGCGCGGGCGAAAGCAGTGGAGCTGCTGCGGCAGGTAGGGATTCCAGACGCCGAGAAACGGGTGGAACAATACCCGCACGAATTTTCCGGCGGGATGCGGCAGCGGGTGGTCATCGCCATCGCGCTGGCCTGCAATCCGAAGCTGGTCATCGCCGATGAGCCAACTACCGCGTTGGACGTGACGGTGCAGGCACAAATCCTCGATTTGCTAAAAGAGCTGCAGATCAAAACCAATCTGTCCATCATTATGATCACGCATGATCTCGGTGTGGTTGCGGAAATCGCTCACCGGGCCGTGGTGATGTATGCGGGCGTCGTCGTGGAATCAGGACCGGTAGAATTGATCTTTGCCCAGCCGAAGCATCCTTATACATGGGGATTGATGCGCTCCATGCCACGGATGAATGGTGAATCAAAGGAACGGCTGATTCCAATTGATGGCACGCCTCCTGATCTGTTTCACCCGCCGCAAGGGTGCCCATTTGCAGAGCGTTGCGACTATGCGATGGAAATCTGCGCGCACGAGATGCCGGATGCATCGCAGTTTTCAGGTGGCCATCAGGCGGCATGCTGGCTGCATGATGCCCGCGCACCAAGAATTGACGAACTCATTGCAAGCGGGAGGCAGGCATGA
- a CDS encoding polyamine ABC transporter substrate-binding protein, translating into MTKHWKHSIAASIAAVALAVTAGCGSSSPTTQENGSGNGLDKELNVFNWSEYLPEEVIKKFEDKYSVKVNYSTFSSNEEMLAKVSAGGGIYDLTVASDYFIQPMAKQGIIEPLDLNNIPNLKNLSEEFVNKDHDPGNKFSVPYMGNTVSLAYNPDNIKTEIKSFEDLWKPEFKSQIVMVDDQRFILGMVLKTLGYSGNDTDPAHLEEAQQKMLKLMPNIKAFDSDSPKTMMINGEVNIAFVWGAEIALAQHEKPKIKTVLPKEGLMLTFDNFVIPAGAKHKKTAEAFVNFLLEPEISAEIAKSFPYINPNREARKLIDKAILDNIAIYPPAEEMKRVESLKDIGDAVKLYDRTWSEVKSSQ; encoded by the coding sequence ATGACGAAACACTGGAAACATTCAATTGCGGCCTCGATCGCTGCGGTGGCACTGGCGGTGACGGCAGGATGTGGCTCATCCTCTCCTACCACGCAGGAAAACGGCTCTGGCAACGGGCTGGACAAGGAGCTGAACGTCTTCAACTGGTCGGAGTATCTGCCTGAAGAGGTGATAAAAAAATTCGAAGACAAATACAGCGTGAAGGTTAACTACAGCACCTTCTCCTCCAATGAGGAAATGCTCGCCAAGGTATCGGCAGGCGGGGGTATCTACGATCTGACAGTGGCAAGCGACTACTTCATTCAGCCCATGGCGAAGCAGGGCATCATCGAGCCTTTGGATCTGAACAACATTCCCAACTTGAAGAATCTCTCCGAAGAATTCGTCAACAAAGATCACGACCCCGGGAACAAATTTAGCGTTCCATACATGGGCAACACCGTCTCCCTTGCCTATAATCCAGATAACATCAAAACAGAGATCAAAAGCTTCGAAGATCTCTGGAAGCCGGAATTCAAGAGCCAGATTGTCATGGTGGACGATCAGCGGTTTATTCTCGGGATGGTGTTGAAGACTCTCGGATATTCAGGGAATGATACGGATCCTGCTCACCTCGAGGAAGCACAGCAAAAAATGCTGAAATTGATGCCAAATATCAAAGCCTTTGACAGTGACAGCCCGAAAACGATGATGATCAACGGCGAGGTGAACATCGCATTTGTCTGGGGCGCGGAAATCGCTCTTGCCCAACACGAAAAACCGAAGATCAAGACTGTCCTTCCCAAGGAGGGGCTGATGCTCACTTTTGACAACTTTGTCATCCCAGCAGGTGCCAAGCACAAAAAGACAGCGGAAGCGTTCGTCAACTTTCTGCTAGAGCCGGAAATCAGCGCGGAAATCGCAAAATCATTCCCGTATATCAATCCGAACAGAGAGGCACGCAAGCTGATTGACAAAGCTATACTGGACAATATCGCCATCTATCCACCCGCTGAGGAAATGAAAAGGGTAGAGAGCCTAAAAGATATAGGCGATGCCGTCAAGCTGTACGATCGTACCTGGTCGGAAGTAAAAAGCTCGCAGTAG
- a CDS encoding ABC transporter permease, which produces MPIAILILYSFNQSKLNAVWTGFTLDWYLKLMQNSDVLDAMRTSLLVALISTIAATMIGTLAAVGMYRYHFRGKTALDAMLYLPIVIPEIVMGISLLALFAQLQVPLGYFTLIAAHITFSVPFVVVVVRARMAGFDRSIEEAAMDLGATPWQTFVKVTVPVIAPGILASSLLAFTLSIDDVIISFFVAGPSSTTLPLKIFSMVKFGVTPEINALSTLMLIVTLFLVIIAERIRMRKN; this is translated from the coding sequence ATGCCGATCGCTATCCTGATTCTCTATTCCTTTAACCAATCCAAGCTGAATGCCGTTTGGACCGGATTTACGCTTGACTGGTATTTGAAGCTGATGCAAAACAGTGACGTGCTGGATGCAATGAGAACGTCCCTGCTCGTAGCTTTGATCAGCACGATCGCCGCCACCATGATCGGCACCCTGGCAGCCGTCGGAATGTACCGGTACCATTTCCGGGGTAAAACGGCACTGGATGCCATGCTGTACCTGCCAATCGTCATTCCCGAAATCGTAATGGGCATCTCCCTGCTCGCCCTGTTTGCTCAGCTGCAGGTACCACTTGGCTATTTCACGCTTATCGCTGCCCACATTACCTTCTCTGTTCCCTTCGTTGTGGTCGTAGTCCGGGCACGAATGGCCGGGTTTGACAGGAGCATCGAGGAAGCTGCGATGGATCTTGGCGCAACTCCATGGCAAACGTTTGTTAAAGTGACCGTTCCCGTAATTGCGCCGGGGATCTTAGCCAGTAGCCTCTTGGCGTTCACCCTTTCAATCGACGATGTAATCATCAGCTTTTTTGTCGCAGGCCCATCCAGCACCACTTTACCGCTCAAGATATTCTCAATGGTCAAATTCGGGGTCACCCCCGAAATCAACGCGCTGTCCACCTTGATGCTGATTGTCACGCTGTTTTTGGTCATCATCGCGGAGCGCATCCGGATGAGAAAAAATTAG
- a CDS encoding ABC transporter permease, which produces MWTIGPVLVWMVALFLLPLVLVLAVSFFSRSSFGGIDLPLTLDNYIRFFDPLYFKILWVSCVLAFFTTASCLVFGYPFAYIIARSPAKYRNILMLLIIVPFWTNSLIRTYAWIVLLRTEGVINTLLLKLGLIDQPLSLLYNETAVLIGLIYTMLPFMVLPLYASIEKLDRTLLEAARDLGAKPWQTFCRVTLPLTAPGILAGSLLVFIPSLGLFFIPDLMGGSKTVLIGNLIKNQFLTARDWPFGAASSIILMILTLLFIVGYILVSKDKQGKELL; this is translated from the coding sequence ATGTGGACAATCGGCCCCGTCCTAGTTTGGATGGTCGCACTATTCCTTTTACCTCTGGTTCTGGTGTTGGCCGTCAGCTTTTTCTCACGCAGCTCGTTTGGGGGAATCGACCTCCCGTTGACTCTCGATAACTACATCCGCTTCTTTGACCCGCTTTACTTCAAGATCCTCTGGGTCTCCTGCGTCCTGGCTTTTTTCACAACCGCCAGTTGCCTCGTGTTCGGCTATCCGTTTGCTTACATCATCGCCCGTTCCCCGGCCAAATACCGGAACATCCTTATGCTATTGATCATCGTCCCTTTTTGGACCAATTCATTGATCCGTACATACGCCTGGATCGTGCTATTGCGAACCGAAGGGGTCATTAACACCCTGCTCTTGAAGTTGGGGCTGATCGACCAACCACTCTCTCTTCTGTACAATGAAACGGCCGTGCTGATCGGCCTTATATACACGATGCTGCCGTTCATGGTGCTTCCTCTATACGCTTCCATTGAAAAGCTTGACCGCACCCTGCTAGAGGCAGCCAGAGATTTGGGAGCCAAACCCTGGCAGACATTCTGCAGGGTTACTCTTCCCCTGACAGCCCCCGGCATTTTGGCTGGGTCCCTGCTTGTTTTCATTCCGTCCCTGGGTCTTTTTTTCATCCCCGACCTGATGGGGGGCAGCAAAACCGTTTTGATAGGGAACCTGATCAAAAATCAGTTTCTCACTGCGCGGGATTGGCCCTTCGGCGCAGCAAGCTCCATCATCCTGATGATACTGACGCTGCTGTTCATTGTAGGCTACATCCTGGTATCCAAAGACAAACAAGGGAAGGAGCTGTTGTAA
- a CDS encoding ABC transporter substrate-binding protein: MYKSLSSTRAWRRNSVGLGPWKFESWKTGEGVTYVRNEAFQWREPYYENQGPPRADKLVIKKISDSQLRMSALESGAIYVATEVPVKEVKNYRNNPKSSEHDNWFQ, from the coding sequence GTGTATAAATCGCTCTCCAGCACGCGTGCCTGGCGGAGGAATTCTGTGGGACTAGGGCCGTGGAAGTTTGAGAGCTGGAAAACGGGCGAAGGTGTCACCTATGTTAGAAATGAAGCTTTTCAGTGGAGAGAGCCATATTATGAAAATCAAGGTCCTCCAAGAGCCGACAAACTTGTCATAAAAAAGATTTCTGACAGCCAACTCAGGATGTCAGCACTTGAGAGTGGTGCCATTTATGTAGCAACAGAAGTACCTGTCAAAGAAGTGAAAAATTACCGCAACAATCCGAAATCCTCTGAACATGACAATTGGTTTCAATGA